In Methanosarcina barkeri MS, a single window of DNA contains:
- a CDS encoding NifB/NifX family molybdenum-iron cluster-binding protein: MTKIAIPSMNDSGLESDVCYHYGSCEYFTIVDVKNKNIESVKTISNLSPEIEHNCAAPSKILESNNVNAVLVAGIGGRPLMSLAEKNIKVFAGITGKVSNAVEDYNNGLLQELSMNGTCNCSHH, translated from the coding sequence ATGACAAAAATTGCTATACCATCGATGAATGACAGTGGATTGGAATCTGATGTTTGTTATCATTATGGCTCATGCGAATATTTTACTATCGTGGATGTAAAAAATAAAAATATTGAAAGTGTTAAAACAATAAGCAACCTGTCTCCTGAGATCGAGCATAATTGCGCTGCTCCATCAAAAATTTTGGAATCAAATAATGTCAATGCTGTGCTCGTCGCGGGTATTGGCGGAAGGCCATTAATGTCATTGGCGGAAAAAAACATCAAAGTATTTGCAGGAATAACGGGTAAGGTTTCCAACGCAGTTGAGGACTATAATAATGGCTTGTTGCAAGAATTATCTATGAACGGCACCTGTAATTGTTCTCATCACTAA
- a CDS encoding pyrimidine dimer DNA glycosylase/endonuclease V, giving the protein MRIWDIPPEKMCRQHLLGEHRELHALWSIITNNKKAYAHHPETMRWRGKLKALYLRHEALVEEMTRRGYKHHTPLDPALATGKAVQDEFVDSYEEQVRLLKERGCDCRV; this is encoded by the coding sequence ATGAGAATCTGGGACATACCTCCTGAGAAGATGTGCAGGCAGCATCTTCTAGGGGAACACCGTGAGTTACATGCTCTCTGGTCTATAATTACCAATAACAAGAAAGCCTATGCACACCATCCAGAGACCATGCGCTGGAGGGGAAAGCTCAAAGCGCTCTACCTGAGGCATGAAGCTCTGGTCGAGGAAATGACAAGACGAGGTTACAAACACCACACTCCTCTTGACCCTGCCCTTGCGACAGGAAAAGCTGTTCAGGACGAGTTTGTGGATTCTTATGAAGAACAGGTCCGGCTCCTTAAAGAAAGAGGGTGCGATTGCAGGGTTTGA
- a CDS encoding permease — MNTDINADSMNTGLENPNMKSIRSSMNSGRLTARSENRSIKTRAFAVVKKFRFVIVFAFVIIALYFTDKTEGIKAFNISLSNMKEMLGLIPPIFVLMGLLDAWVPKETFIRYMGEASGLKGVLTALFLGSAAAGPLYIAFPIAMLLIKKKAKLAYVLFFLGVWSTAKLPLLLYEISYMGARFTAIRIAVCVPLFLLFSLIIEKTFSAEEKESLGRKAESEFS; from the coding sequence ATGAACACTGACATCAATGCTGACAGTATGAACACCGGTCTCGAAAACCCGAATATGAAATCCATACGTTCCAGCATGAACTCAGGGAGGCTAACTGCCAGATCAGAAAATAGGAGTATAAAAACGAGAGCATTTGCCGTAGTAAAAAAATTCAGGTTTGTAATAGTCTTTGCTTTTGTTATAATAGCCTTATACTTTACAGACAAAACTGAAGGCATAAAGGCCTTCAATATATCCTTATCAAATATGAAGGAAATGCTCGGCCTGATTCCTCCTATTTTCGTCCTCATGGGCTTGCTGGATGCCTGGGTTCCTAAAGAGACTTTTATTAGGTATATGGGGGAAGCTTCGGGACTTAAAGGAGTGCTTACAGCTCTATTTCTGGGTTCTGCTGCCGCTGGTCCCCTTTATATTGCCTTTCCCATTGCAATGCTCCTTATAAAGAAAAAGGCAAAACTGGCGTATGTTTTGTTTTTCCTGGGAGTATGGTCCACTGCAAAACTTCCCCTTTTATTGTATGAGATTTCATATATGGGAGCCAGGTTCACGGCAATTCGGATAGCAGTATGCGTTCCACTATTTCTTCTCTTTTCTCTTATAATCGAAAAAACATTCTCAGCAGAAGAAAAAGAATCTCTTGGTAGGAAAGCTGAATCCGAATTTTCCTGA
- a CDS encoding B-box zinc finger protein, with protein MKLVLDEEETWIIECIKEAHIDCGFHVRDVIKKAKARYGLSRSTVYEIVSYLEFHGLVKTNKSGNRELDQSISYFVTCPVCGKEIPGNEYILENGKSICEDCYLEEHQRIKFADPMAVRSKKLFRKNHGLEGTEGLTDIQKELYKFIQVEGGVTPEKISKLFGLTPQEARNQLAILRHCELVKWRKIGDEICIVPFDS; from the coding sequence ATGAAACTTGTACTTGACGAAGAAGAAACCTGGATTATTGAATGCATAAAAGAAGCCCATATAGATTGCGGGTTCCATGTTCGAGACGTTATAAAAAAAGCAAAAGCAAGATATGGATTATCCAGGTCAACAGTATACGAAATTGTTAGTTATCTGGAGTTTCACGGCTTGGTAAAAACGAATAAATCTGGCAATCGGGAACTCGATCAAAGTATTTCCTACTTTGTAACATGTCCTGTGTGCGGGAAGGAAATTCCTGGTAATGAGTATATTCTAGAAAATGGAAAGTCAATATGTGAGGACTGCTATCTGGAAGAGCACCAGAGAATCAAGTTTGCAGATCCTATGGCTGTACGTTCTAAAAAACTCTTTAGAAAAAATCATGGTCTGGAAGGCACAGAAGGTCTAACAGACATTCAAAAAGAACTTTATAAATTTATACAGGTAGAAGGAGGGGTTACGCCTGAAAAAATCTCTAAACTTTTTGGGCTTACACCCCAGGAAGCTAGGAACCAGCTTGCAATATTAAGGCACTGTGAGCTTGTGAAATGGCGGAAGATAGGAGATGAAATCTGTATTGTGCCTTTTGATTCTTAA
- a CDS encoding class I SAM-dependent methyltransferase, which produces MSEQDKSPDFPYIAENIFAPIYPVIAANIVKQSGIEKGICLDLGCGIASLGIAVAEITDMQVYGIDISTKMCRLSRNKALRHCISGKVALVQSDVHLLPLKNNCADLIVSRGSVFFWNDLPVAFNEISRVLAPGGQAWVGGGFGTKELKAQISDKMVEIDPDWRASSKERLSPENLRAIKEAGRQTEIPCHVIQNDSGFWMVLSKEG; this is translated from the coding sequence GTGAGCGAGCAGGACAAATCTCCGGATTTCCCCTATATTGCAGAGAACATCTTTGCCCCTATCTACCCTGTAATAGCTGCTAATATCGTCAAGCAAAGCGGGATAGAGAAAGGTATATGCCTTGACCTGGGATGCGGTATAGCATCCCTTGGAATTGCTGTTGCGGAAATCACGGACATGCAGGTATATGGTATTGATATTTCAACTAAGATGTGCAGGCTTTCACGAAACAAAGCCTTACGCCATTGCATTTCAGGGAAAGTTGCTCTTGTGCAGTCTGATGTACACCTGCTACCTTTAAAAAATAATTGTGCAGACCTCATAGTAAGTCGGGGTTCCGTATTTTTCTGGAATGACCTGCCTGTTGCCTTTAATGAGATCTCTCGCGTCCTTGCTCCTGGTGGGCAGGCATGGGTAGGAGGTGGCTTCGGCACAAAAGAGTTGAAAGCGCAGATTTCTGATAAGATGGTCGAAATAGATCCGGATTGGCGTGCCAGTTCAAAAGAACGTCTCAGTCCTGAAAACCTTCGGGCTATAAAGGAAGCTGGAAGGCAGACCGAGATTCCCTGTCATGTAATCCAGAATGATTCGGGATTCTGGATGGTATTAAGCAAGGAAGGTTAA
- a CDS encoding MBL fold metallo-hydrolase, whose amino-acid sequence MRLTLLGTGDAVGTPKIGCNCPACEDARKGGKSQRLRFSILVESDKGKILIDTSPDLRQQFLKQNLSCVDGVIWTHGHYDHYSGFGEFYRVQNKVDVYGVQENIEYINRFVYFLKPRYHYVKLYEPFELIGLQFTLFKVNHPPVEVPTGVIIREGDKKVVITGDTNSEIPEASLELLKNPDLLIADAIVPPNIHIKKHMNSEEAMALAEQLNAKKIALIHLSHLFRPHHIESLFLPLGYDGQVFEF is encoded by the coding sequence ATGAGGCTAACACTTCTTGGGACCGGCGATGCTGTCGGGACTCCTAAAATTGGATGTAATTGCCCTGCCTGCGAAGACGCCCGAAAAGGTGGAAAAAGTCAGCGTCTTCGTTTTTCTATCCTTGTAGAGTCCGATAAGGGCAAGATCCTCATTGACACCAGCCCTGATCTAAGGCAACAATTTCTCAAACAAAACCTGTCTTGTGTAGATGGGGTAATCTGGACGCATGGACATTATGACCATTACTCCGGATTTGGAGAGTTCTACAGAGTTCAAAATAAGGTTGATGTTTATGGGGTTCAGGAAAATATTGAATACATAAATCGGTTCGTTTACTTCCTGAAACCCAGGTATCATTATGTGAAGCTCTATGAGCCCTTCGAGCTAATCGGGCTGCAATTCACTCTTTTTAAGGTCAACCACCCTCCTGTAGAAGTTCCTACAGGGGTTATAATCCGTGAAGGCGATAAAAAAGTAGTGATTACAGGAGATACAAACTCAGAAATTCCCGAAGCCAGCCTGGAACTTCTGAAAAATCCGGATCTTCTTATTGCAGATGCTATAGTGCCACCTAATATCCATATCAAAAAACACATGAACTCAGAAGAGGCTATGGCACTTGCAGAGCAGCTCAATGCAAAAAAAATAGCTTTGATCCATCTCAGTCATTTATTTCGTCCTCATCATATCGAATCCTTATTTTTACCTCTTGGATACGATGGGCAGGTTTTTGAGTTTTAA
- a CDS encoding carboxymuconolactone decarboxylase family protein: MTERIDMNEKTKVMAEQLPKVMDALSGLHSEVIKDGALSARTKELMMVAVAVSLRCEYCLWKHVPEAVRLGATREEILEAVSTAIVMAGGPAVAYGSVVVLKILDELNV; encoded by the coding sequence TTGACAGAAAGAATTGACATGAATGAAAAGACAAAAGTTATGGCTGAACAACTTCCAAAAGTAATGGATGCACTCTCTGGGCTCCATTCTGAAGTTATTAAGGATGGAGCATTAAGTGCCAGAACAAAAGAACTCATGATGGTTGCAGTTGCAGTATCTCTGCGTTGTGAATACTGTCTATGGAAGCATGTTCCTGAAGCTGTACGTTTGGGAGCAACTCGTGAGGAGATCCTTGAGGCTGTCAGTACTGCCATAGTAATGGCTGGTGGGCCTGCAGTAGCGTATGGATCTGTGGTGGTTCTTAAAATTCTGGATGAATTGAATGTTTAA
- a CDS encoding PadR family transcriptional regulator — protein MPRNTYFRHTPSFILLFLAQKSAYGALLFKRLDKEMPFNLIDTPALYRALNDLEKEGAVEAYWDTSEPGPAKKWYKITQKGIEKLGELKQDIERRKRDLDFFLETYEKLQN, from the coding sequence ATGCCCAGAAACACATACTTCCGTCATACACCTTCATTTATACTGCTCTTCCTGGCACAGAAATCCGCTTATGGAGCCCTTTTATTCAAGAGACTTGACAAAGAAATGCCTTTCAATCTGATAGATACTCCTGCGCTCTATAGGGCACTTAACGATCTGGAAAAAGAGGGAGCAGTTGAAGCATACTGGGACACTTCAGAACCAGGCCCAGCAAAAAAATGGTATAAGATAACCCAAAAAGGAATCGAAAAGTTGGGTGAACTCAAGCAGGATATTGAAAGGAGAAAAAGAGACCTGGATTTTTTCCTGGAAACTTACGAAAAGTTACAAAACTGA
- a CDS encoding DUF4405 domain-containing protein produces MLTTLFFVVAGTGLVMHFLIPSGIPRGQYVVYMGLTKATCIWIHSKAGILIVILIVVHLILHGQWIICTTKKFFRKGKKNTICETNTVTDKV; encoded by the coding sequence ATTCTGACAACTCTATTTTTTGTTGTTGCAGGTACAGGTTTAGTTATGCATTTTTTAATACCTTCAGGAATTCCAAGAGGGCAGTATGTAGTATATATGGGATTAACGAAAGCTACCTGTATTTGGATACACAGCAAAGCAGGAATCCTGATAGTTATTCTTATAGTTGTCCATCTTATCCTGCATGGTCAATGGATCATATGTACCACAAAGAAATTTTTCAGAAAAGGAAAGAAAAACACTATTTGTGAGACCAATACAGTGACCGATAAAGTCTGA
- a CDS encoding DUF169 domain-containing protein: MDVKEINKYGQELVDCLKLKTSPVAVKLIPKGGEIPEGMKEVDEAMRHCQLVDRVRRTGEEFYTLIDDQMCKGGAGAMGLGEMPPKVASGEFYFNKLKQFSTQGAARRTLERVPKLPPHSTEAILYSPLEKATFTPDVVVVISNPKQIMLLTQAAMYKTGGRIEASFAGKQSLCSDGVVNVYKEGKIGVTVGCSGSRTYSKIADEEMIMGIPIELLADVTAGLKEICPK, translated from the coding sequence ATGGATGTAAAAGAGATCAATAAATATGGACAAGAACTTGTAGACTGTCTGAAACTGAAGACTTCTCCTGTTGCAGTAAAGCTGATCCCAAAAGGAGGAGAAATTCCTGAAGGAATGAAAGAAGTGGATGAAGCTATGAGGCACTGCCAGCTGGTTGACAGAGTTAGAAGAACAGGCGAGGAGTTCTATACCCTTATCGATGACCAGATGTGTAAAGGTGGCGCTGGTGCAATGGGCCTTGGTGAAATGCCTCCAAAGGTCGCAAGTGGAGAATTTTATTTTAATAAACTCAAACAGTTTAGCACCCAGGGCGCTGCAAGGCGTACCCTTGAAAGAGTTCCCAAGCTTCCACCGCACTCAACCGAAGCTATCCTGTACTCTCCTCTGGAAAAAGCCACTTTTACTCCAGATGTTGTTGTCGTTATCAGTAATCCTAAACAAATAATGCTACTTACACAGGCTGCAATGTACAAAACCGGAGGCAGGATCGAAGCGAGTTTTGCAGGAAAGCAGAGCCTGTGCTCCGACGGGGTTGTGAATGTATACAAAGAAGGCAAAATCGGAGTCACAGTCGGTTGCAGCGGCAGCAGGACATACTCCAAAATCGCAGACGAAGAAATGATTATGGGAATTCCCATTGAACTTCTGGCTGATGTAACTGCTGGTCTTAAGGAAATCTGCCCGAAATAA
- a CDS encoding LIM domain-containing protein, producing MTDEITNPVKCHICGCELEKEDCIEEEGKVFCEDCFIEAHHKIQVCDPWAAYSKKFFRKEAGLEGTEGLTELQKAIYEFIVSSGGARKEEIAKKFQISLLETENQFAIMRHCELLKGQKRADGVYLVPFES from the coding sequence TTGACCGACGAGATAACTAATCCTGTAAAATGCCACATTTGTGGATGTGAACTGGAAAAAGAAGATTGCATAGAAGAGGAAGGCAAGGTTTTCTGTGAAGATTGTTTTATAGAAGCTCACCACAAAATTCAGGTCTGTGATCCCTGGGCAGCTTATTCCAAGAAATTCTTCCGGAAGGAAGCCGGGCTTGAAGGTACAGAGGGTCTGACTGAATTACAAAAAGCCATCTATGAATTTATCGTCTCCAGCGGTGGAGCAAGAAAGGAAGAAATTGCAAAAAAGTTTCAAATATCCCTTCTGGAAACCGAGAACCAGTTTGCTATTATGAGGCATTGTGAGCTGTTAAAAGGGCAAAAAAGAGCAGATGGTGTGTACCTTGTACCTTTTGAGAGTTAA
- a CDS encoding deoxyribodipyrimidine photo-lyase yields the protein MNPKRIRTILSGKPGKGPVAYWMSRDQRVEDNWALLFARKIALEADVPFFVVFCLVDGFLEAIRRQYEFMLRGLQEVEATLARKKIPFFFLRGDPEEEIPYFIEKHEIGTLVTDFSPLRIKRTWTKKVASGIKVPFFEVDAHNVVPCWEASKKQEYAAHTFRPKLLKLLPEFLTEYPELEANLEFPEIVMISGKSETFSEVQKSGFETRLPGEFLKEKAGFLPDIALFEAGETAARKVMAEFLTNKLDSYSTLRNDPTKDALSNLSPYLHFGQISAQRVALKVEKAKADLKSKRVFLDELLVRKELADNFCYYNPFYDSFDGFPEWAKKTLNSHRHDQKSHVFTLEELETGRTYDPLWNASQIELLSRGKMHSYMRMYWAKKILEWSESPEKALETAIYLNDKYELDGRDPNGYAGIAWSIGGVHDRAWKEREIFGKIRYMSYEGSNRKFDVKSYIEKYSAL from the coding sequence ATGAACCCTAAACGTATTCGGACTATTCTATCCGGGAAACCAGGCAAAGGACCGGTTGCTTATTGGATGAGCCGTGACCAGAGGGTTGAGGACAACTGGGCTCTTCTTTTTGCCCGAAAAATAGCGTTGGAAGCCGATGTGCCTTTTTTTGTGGTCTTTTGTCTGGTAGATGGATTTCTGGAAGCTATAAGAAGACAATATGAGTTTATGCTCAGAGGGCTGCAGGAAGTTGAAGCTACCCTTGCAAGGAAAAAAATTCCATTCTTTTTCCTTCGAGGAGACCCTGAAGAAGAAATTCCATATTTTATTGAGAAACATGAGATTGGAACTCTTGTTACTGATTTTAGTCCACTTAGGATTAAGAGGACATGGACAAAAAAAGTCGCATCAGGCATTAAGGTACCCTTCTTTGAGGTGGATGCTCATAACGTAGTTCCCTGCTGGGAAGCTTCTAAAAAGCAGGAATATGCTGCCCATACTTTCCGTCCTAAGCTCTTAAAGCTCCTTCCTGAATTCCTTACGGAGTATCCTGAGCTTGAAGCAAATCTCGAATTTCCTGAAATCGTCATGATATCCGGAAAATCTGAAACGTTTTCAGAAGTTCAAAAAAGTGGATTTGAAACTCGTCTTCCAGGGGAGTTTCTTAAAGAAAAAGCCGGTTTCTTACCTGATATCGCGCTTTTCGAAGCTGGAGAAACAGCTGCACGAAAAGTTATGGCTGAATTTCTCACTAATAAACTTGACTCTTACTCCACCCTGCGAAATGACCCAACTAAAGATGCCTTATCCAATCTCTCTCCTTATCTGCATTTTGGACAGATCTCGGCTCAAAGGGTAGCTCTCAAAGTAGAAAAAGCAAAAGCTGACTTGAAATCAAAAAGAGTATTTCTCGATGAGCTCCTTGTGCGTAAAGAGCTTGCCGATAATTTCTGCTATTATAATCCTTTTTATGATAGTTTTGATGGCTTTCCTGAATGGGCAAAGAAAACCCTTAATTCTCACAGGCATGATCAAAAAAGTCATGTCTTTACATTGGAAGAACTGGAAACAGGAAGGACATACGATCCTCTCTGGAACGCCAGCCAGATAGAACTTCTTAGTAGAGGGAAAATGCACAGCTATATGCGGATGTACTGGGCAAAGAAGATTCTCGAATGGAGTGAATCGCCCGAAAAAGCCCTCGAGACTGCAATCTACCTAAATGATAAATACGAATTGGACGGACGAGACCCGAATGGATATGCAGGAATTGCCTGGAGTATCGGGGGAGTTCATGACCGCGCCTGGAAGGAAAGGGAAATTTTTGGAAAAATAAGATACATGAGTTATGAGGGTAGTAATAGAAAGTTCGACGTTAAATCATATATTGAAAAATATTCAGCTTTGTAG
- a CDS encoding permease has protein sequence MKDKKRTKIALLKAWKSFSGILPEILSVMMFAGITLAILSPDIISKLIGSNSGFFGVVLSLTAGSITMIPGFVAFPLGATLLDAGAGYAQIAAFVSSLMAVGVVTLPLEIKYFSKRMAILRNASALVISLVFTMVIWKLM, from the coding sequence TTGAAGGATAAGAAAAGAACAAAAATCGCTCTCCTGAAAGCCTGGAAATCTTTTTCAGGTATTCTCCCGGAAATCCTTTCAGTTATGATGTTTGCAGGAATTACCCTAGCAATCTTAAGTCCAGATATTATATCAAAGCTTATAGGCTCCAATTCAGGCTTCTTCGGGGTAGTTCTCTCGCTAACAGCAGGATCCATTACAATGATTCCGGGTTTTGTTGCTTTTCCGCTTGGGGCTACCCTTCTTGATGCCGGAGCAGGATACGCACAGATTGCAGCCTTTGTTTCTTCCCTTATGGCAGTAGGAGTTGTAACCCTGCCTCTGGAGATCAAGTATTTCAGCAAACGTATGGCAATTCTGAGAAATGCATCTGCACTGGTAATATCTTTAGTCTTCACAATGGTGATCTGGAAGTTGATGTAA
- a CDS encoding iron ABC transporter substrate-binding protein: MRGKISTILLLSILVLAVASCGCAENANQQAVQNSSTIQITDMLGRQLTVPAEISSVVATSPPSTILVYMLSPEKLAGWNFKNNFTQLYMVENYSSLPVIGGWFGTQTGNYETIIKMHPDIVIEGYTTDGEIHEAIERRQESFGNIPVVAVNDSIIFVNKSDPTIQYVGKLLNCEDQAQKLIDFRSSVLSEINNTIKDIPEDHKVRVYYAEGPKGLMTDPSGSQHSQVIDICGGINVADCQLTPGSGMTQVSIEQVMNWNPEIIITSNPQFYSTVYSDSLWASIDAVKNKKVYLAPQNPFCWIDRPQGPHLILGTAWTAKMLYPDRFANMDLSNLTREFYSEFFHYNLTDKELNALLNPSSEAKT; this comes from the coding sequence ATGCGTGGAAAAATAAGTACAATACTACTACTCTCTATTCTGGTTCTGGCTGTTGCGTCCTGTGGATGTGCAGAAAATGCGAATCAGCAGGCTGTTCAGAACTCAAGCACGATACAGATCACCGACATGTTGGGCAGGCAGTTAACTGTGCCGGCGGAAATCTCTTCAGTTGTAGCTACTTCTCCGCCATCCACCATCCTCGTGTATATGCTTTCTCCAGAGAAACTTGCAGGGTGGAATTTTAAAAATAATTTTACTCAACTTTACATGGTTGAAAATTACTCAAGTCTGCCTGTAATAGGGGGCTGGTTCGGAACACAGACAGGAAACTATGAAACTATAATCAAAATGCATCCTGACATTGTAATTGAAGGGTACACCACTGATGGGGAAATCCATGAAGCTATAGAGCGCAGACAGGAAAGTTTTGGAAATATTCCTGTAGTGGCTGTTAATGATTCTATTATCTTCGTCAACAAATCTGATCCTACCATACAATATGTAGGTAAACTTCTTAATTGTGAAGACCAAGCGCAAAAACTGATTGATTTCCGCAGTTCAGTCCTTAGTGAGATAAATAACACTATAAAAGATATTCCTGAAGACCATAAAGTACGTGTTTATTATGCCGAAGGTCCAAAGGGGCTAATGACTGATCCTTCAGGTTCTCAGCACTCTCAGGTCATTGATATTTGCGGTGGTATTAATGTTGCAGATTGTCAGCTTACGCCAGGGAGTGGCATGACTCAGGTTTCAATTGAGCAGGTTATGAACTGGAACCCTGAGATAATTATCACCTCAAATCCACAGTTCTATTCGACAGTTTACTCTGATTCTCTCTGGGCAAGTATAGATGCTGTGAAAAATAAGAAAGTATACCTTGCTCCTCAGAATCCTTTCTGCTGGATTGACAGGCCACAGGGCCCTCACCTTATCCTCGGAACTGCCTGGACTGCAAAAATGCTGTATCCGGACCGTTTTGCAAATATGGACCTCTCCAATCTGACTCGTGAGTTCTACTCGGAATTCTTCCACTATAATCTCACAGACAAAGAGCTGAATGCGCTACTTAACCCTTCATCAGAGGCTAAGACGTGA
- a CDS encoding radical SAM protein, which produces MKCNVCEFRCDIDEWSRGRCGNYSCTGDTIIQDPDLGYLGAYPVSIETIPLLHYYPSGKFLQVFSTGCNFQCSGCVARLLASGKSLDLPVVTPSQVVEKAVQQGCLGVVSTLNEPAANYYLFKDLVVQAKEKGLLAGCSTNCYFTGETLEELGKLVDFMNIGIKGYSDKSYINCGVPSSAPVFRNISRLFDMGVHIETSVVYLRGNEDDVINVAKALSNISPTIPVQVMRFIPFGDAPIELEPSIGEAENLCAALREHVDYVYLFNSPGTESLNTYCPECGSLLAEREFYGPMGSKPLKSWINYTCTCGKNIPVKGTTATESFNEEGFMGGYRISRAFSMVHAVLTCLGILDNHRVIEIWVKVSNPETLSQIHHMIQQPYSYLEFVRLIAEKANESEKGEALISFIRERLELVQSLAAKNSNHKVYYCMGSPLFALNAGRMENNLVAFSGGVSINKQIQKEGKPGVNVSPSFINEQNPETIFISGFLSRPLDEFYGLCHQYGISADAVKEHHVYEIPPSWDFGNPRWILGLMYIADKLNPESSVIDLKKEADEFYLRFYGMPFEEAKPNRSFHRPTSGIWSRHVMRYTHA; this is translated from the coding sequence ATGAAGTGCAATGTGTGTGAATTCAGGTGTGATATCGATGAATGGAGCAGGGGAAGGTGCGGGAACTACTCATGCACTGGTGATACTATTATCCAGGACCCTGATCTCGGATATCTTGGAGCATATCCTGTTTCTATAGAAACCATTCCCTTACTTCACTATTATCCCTCAGGTAAATTCCTTCAGGTTTTCAGTACTGGATGCAACTTCCAGTGTTCAGGCTGCGTAGCTCGCCTGTTAGCTTCAGGGAAATCGCTTGACCTTCCTGTGGTTACCCCGTCTCAGGTGGTGGAAAAGGCAGTGCAGCAGGGATGTCTGGGTGTAGTTTCTACACTCAATGAGCCTGCTGCAAACTATTATCTTTTCAAGGACCTTGTGGTACAGGCAAAAGAAAAAGGTTTACTTGCAGGCTGTTCTACCAACTGTTATTTCACAGGTGAGACACTGGAGGAGCTTGGAAAGCTTGTAGATTTCATGAATATTGGAATTAAAGGCTATTCTGATAAGAGTTATATAAACTGTGGAGTTCCGTCCTCTGCACCTGTTTTCCGCAATATATCCAGGCTTTTTGATATGGGTGTGCATATTGAAACTTCGGTCGTATACTTAAGGGGAAATGAAGACGACGTGATAAATGTTGCAAAAGCATTGTCTAATATTTCTCCTACAATTCCGGTTCAGGTCATGAGATTCATTCCTTTTGGGGATGCTCCGATTGAGCTTGAACCCTCTATAGGAGAGGCTGAGAACCTGTGCGCCGCTCTGCGTGAGCATGTAGACTATGTCTATCTTTTCAATTCTCCAGGTACGGAATCATTAAATACATACTGTCCTGAATGCGGTAGCCTTCTTGCAGAAAGGGAGTTTTACGGGCCCATGGGTTCCAAACCTCTAAAATCTTGGATAAATTACACCTGCACTTGTGGTAAAAATATCCCGGTTAAAGGAACGACTGCAACTGAAAGCTTCAACGAGGAAGGTTTCATGGGTGGTTACAGGATAAGCCGGGCTTTCAGTATGGTCCATGCAGTACTTACATGCCTGGGAATACTGGACAACCACAGGGTAATTGAAATCTGGGTAAAGGTTTCCAATCCTGAAACCCTGAGTCAAATACATCATATGATACAACAGCCATACTCCTATCTTGAATTTGTCAGGCTTATTGCTGAAAAAGCAAATGAGTCGGAAAAAGGAGAAGCGCTTATTTCTTTTATTCGTGAACGCTTGGAACTTGTCCAGTCTCTTGCAGCGAAAAATAGTAATCATAAGGTGTATTATTGTATGGGTTCTCCTCTTTTTGCCCTGAACGCTGGGAGAATGGAAAATAACCTTGTGGCATTTTCTGGGGGAGTCAGTATCAATAAACAGATTCAAAAAGAAGGCAAACCGGGTGTAAATGTTTCTCCCTCTTTTATAAATGAGCAGAATCCTGAGACAATTTTTATTTCAGGTTTCCTTTCTCGTCCTCTAGATGAATTTTATGGCCTGTGCCATCAATACGGCATATCTGCAGATGCAGTAAAAGAGCACCATGTCTATGAAATTCCCCCTTCCTGGGATTTCGGGAACCCTCGCTGGATACTGGGACTCATGTACATAGCAGATAAACTGAACCCGGAAAGCTCAGTAATTGACCTGAAAAAGGAAGCAGATGAGTTTTATCTAAGGTTTTATGGTATGCCTTTTGAGGAAGCAAAGCCTAACAGGTCATTTCACAGACCTACCTCTGGCATCTGGTCCAGGCATGTTATGAGGTATACTCATGCCTGA
- a CDS encoding DUF378 domain-containing protein: MAVRNPVDLLALILVIVGGLNWGLVGLFDFNLVDYIFGAGSTLSRIVYIIVGLAALYTIYFATRADTYQAREAPVHH, translated from the coding sequence ATGGCAGTAAGAAATCCAGTAGATTTGCTCGCACTTATACTTGTTATAGTGGGCGGATTAAACTGGGGGCTTGTAGGTCTCTTCGACTTTAACCTTGTAGATTATATCTTCGGGGCAGGAAGTACACTTTCGAGAATTGTGTACATAATTGTCGGGCTTGCGGCACTTTATACGATTTATTTCGCTACAAGAGCTGATACGTATCAAGCTCGTGAGGCTCCGGTACACCACTAA